The sequence below is a genomic window from Selenomonas ruminantium subsp. lactilytica TAM6421.
ATCATCAGCCAGATGCTGATAATATTCCTGAATACCCTGACGGTATTTTTCCGGGGTTTGATCGGTAATGATCTGTTTGGCGGGGATCAGCCCCAGCTGGTTCACGAGGAACTTGTTCAGGGCCAGATTGTAGGCTGCATCGCTGACCACCGCATAGGAGGCGGGCAGGCCCCACCAATACTCGGCGTAGAAGTCCGTAAAGTATTCCATGTAGTAGTAATACTCCTTTTCCTCCGCCTTGATGAATTTTTCCGTTTGTACCTCGTTTTCCTGAGCAAAGTCCACAATAGCCCGCAGGAATTCAGCCACCTGTTTGGCACCGATGGGCAGTACCGGCAGATGGAGATAGGGCTGGTTGTATTTCTTCTCCAGCAGCTTGGCGGTCTTGAGTCCCAGCCAGGGGCCAATCACGAGGTTGAACTCCGCATTGGGAATGGTCAGCCATTCCTTGACACCGCCGGAACCGTAACCGAAGAGGATATTGACCTCCCAGCCGGCACCTTCGAGAATGCGCTTGAGCTCTGCCAGATCTCCCCGCCAGAAGGTATTCTGGAAGGGCAGTTCCGACCAGACGTTGATCAGGCCCTTTTTCTTGGTGGTCTTGTCCGGGGCGAATTTGTCCACGTACTGCTCGATGATGGCTTCCGTGACAATCTCGTGACCGGTGAAGTTGTTGCCCTTGAAGCCACCGGTTTCTGCCGAGACGATGGGCACTCCCTTCTTCTGGTAACGGGCCACCACGGCGCCGATATCGTCACCGACGATTTCCGGGATACAGCCGTTGAGCACCACGAACAAGTCCGCTTCCATGATTTTCAGAGAAGCCGCAATGAGCTGGTCCAGATGCTTGGCCCCGCCAAAGACCACGTCCTTTTCCTGCAGGTTGGAGCTTGGCGTTACAGCGCCGCCGGCATAGCCACCGCCCTGATAGCCGTTGTAGAAGGCCAGACTCATGTACTGCTTGTCCACGCAACCCGGGCCGCAGTGGGTAATGGGCATGGCACCGGGAATGGCGGTGACGGAATGGAGCGCCCCCAGGGCACAGCCATAGCGCACCTGATTGATGGAATTTGTCTGTCCGTTGTTATCGCGTTTTATTTTAGGCATGGGCACCACCCTCCGCTGCTTTTACATAATCGTTGTCGTCTTCGTCAATGAGTTCCGGATGCTTGGCCAGGATATAGGCATCCTTCTGTTCCAGCCACCACTGCTTATAGGGCAGCTGGACATGCTTCCGGATATCATCATGGAATTTCTTATGGGCCAGGATTTCCAGGATGGTTTCCCCGAGGTTGATCATGCCGTCATAGCCCACGGCGATATGCTCATCGCCTAAAGGTGCTGCCGGAATGCCCAGACGGGAAGCCAGAGGCGCCAGGCCGTTGTGACGGATCAGCAGGAAATCGGGCTTCACCTGCTGCAGGAATGCATACAGCTGATACTGCTGACGGTTGGACACATGGAAGTTATTGACCTTGCCGTAGTGCTTGTTCAGATAGCCCAGAGAATCCTCCTTGGGATCGCCGCTGTCATACACGGGATCATGATGGAAGGTCAGGGAGCCATCCACCTCAATGCCCAGTTCCCGCATGACCTGAATCAGACCATGAGCATAGGCTGAGCCGGTGGCCACAAAGCCCTTGACGCCCTTGAGCTTTTTCTTGAGCTCTTCCACTTTTGGTTTGACCCGGGCATGCTCCTTGGCGATAAAGTCCTCCACCAGATGTTCCCGATGGGTAACCCGGGCCAGTTCCCGCAGCCAGGCATCCGTACCCTCAAAACCATAGGGCATGGGGGCCTTGACCTCCGGCACGCCGAAGTGCTGCTCCAGAGCCGTGGCCAGATAAGAGGACAGGGTGTAGCAGAAGCCCACTGTGGCCGCCGCCTCAGACATCTGAGCCAGTTCTTCCACGGAAGCCAGATCCACCACATAGTTTACCCGCAGGTTCAGGTTCTTGAGCAGCGGGGTGAATACATCAGACCCCCAGAGGTTGATGACATTGACCAGATCCTCCTGCTTCTTCTGGGGATTGCGGCGCACAATCTGCCGCAATATCCCGTGCTGGGTGGCGTCAAAGCCCGTGCTCCAATGCTTGGAGCGGAAGCCTTCGCAGGCCAGCGGTACTACGGGAATGTCCAATTCTGCTTCCTTCTCGTCCGCAATGCTTTCGATATCCTCACCGATAATGCCTGTGGCGCAGGAGGAAGCGACGAAGATGGCCTCGGGCTTGTATCGTTCCCAGGCATCGTCAATGGTCTGACGCAGTTTGTCAGCAGCACCGAACACCATGTCACTTTCCTTCAGATTGGTATTGATGATGCGGATGTTTTCGACTTTGTACCCGCGCATGGCCAGACCGTTGCGATAGATGGCATTGTACTCCACCTGTCCGCCGCCGCAGCCTATGGGGGCATGCTGGATCAGCACCGCATCACGGACGTTGCCCGCCTGGCATTCCACCATCTGCTCACTGCAGACAGAGCCCTGGGTAAAGGGGCCGGAAAGTTCGCAGAGACGGCAGTTGCCGCCGCAGCCCTTCTTGCCCTTCTCCTTTTGCCCCCGCAGTTCGTATGCAGACTGCTCGTGCAGTTCCTCCGTGCTGCCATCCCAGGCAATTATCGTCCCCAGACGCTGTTCACGGGGTTCCACGGAGGCCATATCCAGATTTATTTTCTTTGGCATAAGCATAACCTCCTGTCAGATGCGATAATCGTCTTCCACGTTGTCCATAAGGCCGTATTCCAGTAGGATTTCCTCCAATCTGTCCTGGGTCATGGGGGTGGGAATCACGAACTGTTCATTGTCCTCGATTTTCTTGGCCAGTTCCCGGTATTCGTCCGCCTGATGGGCCTGAGGCTTGTACTGGATAACCGTCTCCTTGTGGATTTCCGCATGCTGGACGATATTATCACGGGGTACGAAGTGGATAAGCTGGGTCCCCAGCTCCTCGGCAAAGGCCTTCAAGAGCTCGATTTCCCGGTCCACATTGCGGCTGTTGCAGATGATGCCCCCCAGGCGCACGCCGCCCTTCTTGGCATAACGAGAGATACCCTTGGCAATGTTGTTGGCAGCGTACAGAGACATCATTTCGCCACTGGCCACGATGTAGATTTCCTTGGCCTTGCCCTCGCGGATCGGCATGGCAAAACCACCGCAGACCACGTCGCCCAGGACGTCATAGAACACATAATCCAAGTCGTCGGTATAGGCGCCCAGACGTTCCAGCAGGCCAATGGAGGTGATGATGCCGCGGCCGGCGCAGCCAACCCCCGGTTCCGGGCCGCCGGATTCCACGCAGCGGGTGCCGCCAAAACCGGTCTTCAGGATGCTGTCCAGTTCCACGTCCTCGCCCTCGTCCCGCAGGGTATCGAGAACGGTCTTCTGGGCCAAACCGCCCAAGAGCAGACGAGTGGAATCAGCCTTGGGGTCACAGCCCACCACCATGACATTCTTGCCCAGCTCCGTAAGCCCGGCGGTAAGGTTCTGGGTGGTGGTGGATTTACCAATGCCGCCCTTACCGTAAATTGCAATCTGACGCAAGCCTTCTTTTGCCATAAAAAATCTCTCCTCTATCAATAATTGCTATAAAAATTATTTATCGTTTTAGCCATGGGAAAAGGTTTCCTTGGCCTGCAACAGTCCCTTATAGACCTGCTGGCTGAAGTTGTTCTTTCCCGGCACGCCTACGGCATCTGCCCGGCAGTGCTGACAATGGCGGAATACATCAATATATTTGCCGGCCTCTTTGCGGGCCACAGCTAAGTCCACACAGCTGGGCTCCTCGCAGTCCTTCAGGTCGTGCTGGGGAATCAGGGGTATGATGTTATAGATTGTGGCCCCTGCTTCCTTGACGGTTTTGGCAATTTCCCCGATATGGAAACGGTTGATTTCATTGACCAGCACCGTGTTGACCTTGACCACCACACCGGCGGCAGCCACCTTGCGGATACCCTCCAACTGATTCTTGATGATAATGCGGCCAGCTTCCACGCCTTCATACCGCTTGCCATGATAGATAAGTCCATTGATCATCTGGGCTTCAATGGCGGGGTCGACGGCATTGACCGTCACCGTCAGGGTGTCAATGCCCACATCGATGACCTCCTGTGCCTTTTCCGCCAAAAGCAGCCCATTGGTGCTCATGCACTTCAACAGCTGGGGGAATTTCTGCCCCAGCAGGCGGAAGGTCCTGAGGGCCCTGTCGGAGGCCAGCGTGTCCCCGGGGCCGGCAATGCCCACCACGCTGAGTTCCGGGCAGAATTCCAGCGCCCGTTCCACATACTGAGCTGCCTCTTCCGGCTGGATGACCTTCCCCGTAACCCCGGGGCGGTTTTCCACATCGTTGATCTTGCGGTCGCAGAAGCGGCATTCCAGATTACAGCCGGGACATACCGGCAAATGGATACGCCCCCGATTCTGCTTAGCTCCAAAGCACGGATGGAGCTCCCTTACCCGTTTTTCATCCATCGCGATACGTCCCCTTTCTGACATCAAGCCCGGACACTGGCCCGCTGCTTGTTTACCTCATAGGCATGAATCTTGGGAACGGCAGATGCCACCGTTTCCCCATCTATTTCCAAAGGCAGGATGTCCTGCCGTTCCAATGCTTTCTGGGCACCGGGGCCAATGGCCTCGGCCACCACATAGCGGCAATCCGCCAGCGCCGATACCGCCGCTGCCATAGCGCCTTCATCATGAAAGCCATGCTGGCAGGGAGACTTGGCCGCCCGCCGCTCGATCTCGGCAAAACTGCCATCCTCCTGCACCTCCACAATGACGAAACCGTCACTGTGGCCAAAATGCCGGTCAATATGCACGCCATCAGCAGAAGCCGCCGCTATCCGATAGGCCATATACTTCACTCCTCCAATATATGCTTGCTGAAATAGCGCTCGGCCCGGTCCACTGCCACCAGGACAATATTGCCCTGAATCCCCGAATGGGCCAGCTTCAATGCAGCCGAGAGGGCCGCCCCGGTGGAACTGCCGGCAAAGATCCCCTCCTTTGCCGCCAGTTCCCGCACGCCTTTCAGTGCTTCCTCATCTTTAATCTTAAAGACCTGATCGATATACGATACGTCCATCGTGTCCGCAATAAAATCGTTGCCAATGCCTTCAATTTCATAATCCCCATGCTCACCACCGCCGATAATGGAACCGTACGGGTCAGCCAATACTCCCTGAATGTTTTTGTCCTGCTCCTTCAAATAACGCATGATGCCGGTAAAGGTTCCGCCGCTGCCGGCCCCGGACACCAGATAATCAATCCGGCCGTCCAGATCCTCGTAGAGTTCCGGCCCCGTGGTCTCATAATGAGCCTGGGGGTTGGCAGGATTTTCAAACTGCTTCAGGGTGATAGCTCCCGGAATCGAAGCCCTGAGCTCCTCTGCCTTGGCGGCAGCCCCCAGCATGCCATCGGCCCGGGGGGTATGCACAAGTTCCGCCCCCAAAGCCTTCATCAAAGTCTGCTTTTCCACCGAGAATTTCTCCGGCACCACGAAGATTACCCGATAGCCCTTATTGAGAGCCGCAAAGGCAATCCCCAGCCCCGTGTTCCCCGCCGTGGCTTCGATAATGGTGCCGCCGGGTTTAAGCTCGCCATTTTTTTCCGCCGCCGCAATCATCTGACGGCCCACTCTGTCCTTGGCGCTGCCCCCTGGGTTCCAAAGTTCCAATTTAGCAAATAGCCGGACGCCCTCCGGCAGATCGAAATGTGTCAGCTCAACGAGCGGCGTATGCCCGATGAGCTCCTGCATAGATTTATAATAGTGCATGATCTTCCGTCCTCCCCTTCTTAAATCCGGCTGGCCTCAATGGCCTGTTTCAGATCTGTCAGCAGATCATCCTTATCCTCAATGCCCACGGACAGGCGGATAAGATTTTCCGTGATGCCGATCTTGTCCCGGGTTTCCTTGGGGATAGCCGCATGGGTCATGCTGGCCGGATGGCAGACAAGGCTCTCCACGCCGCCCAAGCTTTCCGCCAAGGCGATAAGCCCCAAAGACTTGAAGAATTTACGGATATCATGGCCTTCTGTCAGTTCAAAGGAAATCATGGCACCACCGTTCTTCGCCTGCTGCTGATTGATTTCGTAGCCGATATGACTGGTCAGGCCGGGATAGTAGACTTTTGCCACCTCCAGATTGCCTGCCAGCCATTCGGCCAGATAAGTGGCATTGGCCACATGGCGGTCCAACCGCACGCCCAGTGTCTTGATGCCCCGGATCAGCAGGAAGGCGTCCTGGGGGCCCAATACCCCGCCGGTGGAATTCTGCACAAAGGCCAGCTTTTCCGCCAGCTCCTTGGTCTTGACCACCGCCAGACCAGCCACCAGATCACTGTGGCCGCCCAGATACTTGGTGGCACTGTGTACCACCACATCGGCCCCCAGCGCCAAAGGCTGCTGGAGATAGGGCGTCATAAAGGTGTTGTCCACAATCACCAGCACGCCATGACGGTGGGCGATTTCCGATACCTTGCGGATATCCGTAATAGTCAGCAACGGATTGGCGGGGCTTTCAATGATGATAGCCTTGACCTCCGGAGTGAACTCCCGCTCCAAAGCTGCCAAATCCGTGGTATCCTGCAAAGCATAGGTGAGGTTGAAGCGGCTGAACACCTTGTCCAGCACCCGAAAGGTACCACCATAGACATTGCTGGACAGCAGGATCTTCACACCGCTTTGGAACAGGCTGAGCACTGCTGTGATGGCCGCCATGCCTGAAGCGAAGGCAAAACCTGCCTCGCCTCCTTCCAGCTCGGAAATCAGGGCTTCCAGCGCCGCCCGGGTGGGATTTCCCGTGCGGGAATACTCCCATTTGCCCTCCCGCAATTCTCCCAGCCCGTCCTGTTCAAAGGTGGAAGTTTGATAGATGGGCACATTTACCGAACCTGTCCTGCTGTCCCCGTAAATGCCGCCGTGTATCAGGGCGGTATCAAATTTATGTTTGCTCATAAAACCTGTCATTCCCTTCACGCAAATCTTAGTTTTCAATCATTTTCCTTTAATGCTGGCGTTTTTCCGCCAGGATAAAGTGGATATTTTCCATGGCCCGCTGCTGATCCGTGCGGTCAGCAAAGAAATGGCGCTGGATATCTTCCGGAGATTCGTGGGTACGGATAACGAATCCCTCTTCTGCCAGAATGCCCCGCATCTCGTCCAGAGAGAAGCCATGGCGCATGGGCTCGCCCAGCCGTCTGGTGATTTCCGCCAGGCGGTGCACCCGTGAGCCGGTCTCCGCCTTGAAGGTGGAATCATCCGGGAAGTCCAGCACGAACTGGCTGCCCGGCGAGGACAGCAGGCTGATGCTGCGCACAAACTCCCGGAAGGCCTCCGGCGTAAGGTAGTAGGAAACTCCCAGCAGGGAGAAGAAGGAACTCTCATAGGGTCGGAAGCCGCTGTGCAGCAGCGTCTTGCCCAAATCGTCCTGTTCAAAATCAATAGCCGCATAATGGGTGTTCCGGGGAACATCCCAATGGAGTTTATGAATCCGCCGCAGTTTATATGCCTGAGTGTCGGGATGATCCAGCTCAAATACCTCAATGGCCTCGTCCGTATTGCGGAAGGCGAAGGTATCCATGCCTGCTCCGCAGATCACATACTGGCATTCCGACCGCCTCCGGGCAAAGCGCCGCAGCGCCCGCTCCGCAAAGGCAATCCGTGAAAGAGCAATGGGCGAGAAATAATGATCCATCTCGTCAAAGACCTGCAGGCTCTCAAACCCATAACGGGGCAGCTTTCCTTCGGATTCCACCTGTCCCTTCAGCAAACCACCGATTTCATCGTACTCATCCTTGCCGATAATGTCATAAGCCAGATAATCATCAAAGATCTTGTTCTTGCCTAACATGGAATGATAGGCACGGGCAAAGGAGCACAATTTGGCAGTCATACTTTCCTGCGCGGCAATCATAAGAAATCCCTCCTGTTTTAAGTTCGCATTCGTTCCTGTCCCAACAAAATTCTTTCACTGCCATATCTACAATCGCATTTCATAGAGATCACCATACCCTTTCAATTCCTACAATACAAAAAGAGGTTTTGCGCAGAAATAACCTCTGCACAAAACCTCTGGTCATCCAGTCAGTTTCGCTTCGCCGTTTGACGATGATCTAATGTTACAACATTACACCTATCATGTCAATAGGCATATTGCTGTTTTTTTCTAAAAAAACCTAAAAAAACGTATATAGGAAAATCTTATATCTATATCAAAAACCCGAATTTTACAGCCCCTGACTTCTATGGCATAATATCAGCATATCGAAGAGATGAGATTGTATAAACCAATTGTATATTCTCTCTTCCTTTCCATAACACAACATCACATCAGAAAAACCAGCCCGCTCCCCTTGGGCTGGTTTTTTACTATGCAAAAAGGGACATATGACCTTGTTCTATTTTTATTTTTTATATATGATTTTATCGTGTTAATTGAGGTTTTATTATTATTGTTCGAAAAGACCAAATGATAATAATCTTGTAAAATAGCATTTTGACGATGCCTTTACCGCCTCCAAACGCACAAAATCTAAAATTCGGGGAGAGATTTGAGAATGAGAAAAACCATGGTATCCACACTTACAACAGCTTTAGTGATGGGCGCAGCAAGCACCGCCTTTGCAGCCAGCAATCCGTTTGCTGATGTTCCTGCTGATCACTGGGCTTATGATGCAGTAGCACAGTTAGCAGACAAAGGCGTTATTGAAGGGTATGGCGACAACACCTTCAAAGGAAACCGTAATATCACCCGTTATGAGATGGCACAAATGGTAGCAAAAGCTATGACCAAGGATACCAGCGGTGTGGACAAGGCTCTGATTGACAAATTATCTGCCGAATTCAGCGAAGAACTCAATAATCTGGGCGTGCGTGTCAGCAAGCTGGAACGCAATGCCGACAAGGTGCAATGGCACGGCATGATGCGTTATGATTATGGCAGTGTCCGCTACGATCATCATCCGCTGCGCAACGAAAAGACAAAAGATAATGAGAACACCATTACCCTGCGCCTCGAACCCACCGCCGAAGTCAATGACCACTGGAAAGTAAAGGGACGTCTGGACAGCTATGTCGAAATGAGCAAAGATGCCCCCACCTATGGCTGCAATGGCAATGTGGTACTGAAACGTCTCTGGGCTGAAGGCCTCTATGGCAACACTATGATGCGCTTTGGTAAAATGCCAGTAACCATCGATATGGATATCATGTTCGATACCCAGTTCACAGGTGCACAGGTGCAGTTCGGCAACAAACTCAAAACCACCATCAATGCCGGCCGCTTCAATCTGAACAGCGGCAACCAGTATTATAAATACGGCATAACCCAGGCGGGGCTTGCCAACGATGCGGATGACACCGCCAGCTATCAGGCCATCGGCTTTACCGGCTGGCTGGGCAAACTGAATGCCGGGCTGGGTTACCATCACCTGAGCAGCAATGACTTCCACTACATGTTGGGCTATGATAAGATGGGTAAGGAAGATGAAATGAATACCCTGACAGCCAAGGGAACCTATCACTTCGACAAAAACATTGCCCTGCAGGGCAACTACGGCCAGAATTTCAGCGCAGATGACTACAACAAATCCGCCAGCATCGTTCTGGGCTACAAGGAATTCGAAAACTTCGATACCACCAACGCCGGTCAATGGGGTATAGCCCTGGCTTACCGCCATATCGGCCAGAATGTCGGCCCGACGCCGACCTACACCCTCGATGCCGGGACTAAAGGCTGGGAGCTCAGCTATCTGGGCAACATCATGCCCCATACTTACATCTGGCTGAAAGGCGTGACAGGCAAGACCCTGATTGGCGATAAGGATTACAAAGAACTCTTCGGCCGTATCGAATGGCAGTTCTAAGCGGATTCAATAAGGAAAAGAGGCAATACTATGTTTGGGAAACGTTCACTAAAAACCATGGCACTGGCCGCACTGTCGGCAGCTATCACTTCAGGTACAGCTTTTGCTGGCGACCTGACGGTTTTTTCCACCTCCGATATCCATGGCAGTGTCATCGGCTGGAATTACTTTACCGCCCAGCCGGCTAATCTGGGACTGGCCAAGGTCAGCACCATCATCAAGCAGGCACGCAGTCAGAAGGGCCCCAATGATGACATTCTCGTCGTGGATGGCGGGGATATCCTGCAGGGCACGCCGCTGGATACCTATATGGTCCAGCACCCCAACGAATGGAAAACCCATCCCATGTTTGATGCCTTCAATACCATCGGCTATGATGCCATCGAGCTGGGCAACCACGAATTCAACTTCGGCCTGGATTACCTGAAAAAAGCCATTGGCAGCAATAAGAATGTGCTGGGCGCTAATGTCATTGAAGACAAGACCGGCAAAACATGGAGCGGCGTGCGTCCCTATCTCATGAAGACTGTAACCATCGATGGCGAAAAGGTCAATGTGGGAATCATAGGCACGGATACTCCTGCTATCCCCATGTTTGAAGATCCCTCCCATTTTGCCGGCGTGCATTTCGCCGATCAGGTACCTGTCTTCCAGCAGTGTGTCAAAGAACTGAAAGCTCAGGGGGCGGATATCATCATCGGCATTACTCATTCCGGTGTCCCCCGCAATGACCGCAGCGGTGCGGAAAATCAGGTGGTGGACATCGCCAAGGCCTGCCCGGAATTGTCCCTGCTGGTCTGTGCCCATAACCATGTAGTTATCGACAACAAATCCGGCATCACGGGCCCCGATGGCACCCAGTATGCAGATTCCGTCATCAATGGCGTGCCCGTTGTGGAAAGCGGCAAAGATGGCAAATTCGTGGGCAAGAGCGTACTGACCATCAACAAGGTCAACGGCAAATGGCAGGTGGAAAAAGTCGCCACCCAGGCCCTTTCCACCAAGGGTGTAGAAGATGACCCGCAAATCATCAAACAAGTAAAACCATGGCATGAAAAGACGCTGAAGCATCTGCAGACTGTAATCGGCAAGGCCTCTGCGGAATACAGCGGTACCGAATCCAATCATCAGGACTCCGCCATCGTGGATTTAGTCAATGAAGTCCAGCGCCACTATGCGGGGACCCAGTTGTCCGCTTCGGCTTCCTTCAACACCAGCCAGAATATCAGCAAGGACGACATTACCCTGCAGGAAATGTCCGGCCTCTACATCTATGAAAATTACCTCTACGGCATTGAAATCAACGGGGCCGAGCTGCGCAAATACATGGAACATGCCGCCAGCTTCTATGGCACTTCGCCGGACTACAACTACGATATGCTGCAGGGCGTGGATTACACCATTGACATGACCAAGCCCGTAGGGCAACGCATTACCAAACTGCAGTATCAGGGCAAGGATGTCAAAGATAGCGACAAGTTCACGCTGGCCATCAACGATTACCGCATGAACGGCGGCAGCGGCTACATGGATGCCATGGGCTATACCAACGGCAAAAAGCCCAAGATTGTCTTTGACTCCATGCGCAAATATGGTGATGACGGCCAGATGCGCAATCTCATGATCCGCTATGTGCAGGAAAAAGGCACAATTACCCCCAGTTGCGACCATAATTGGAACGTAATCAAGTAAAAATATATTACCTCCGTCAAAAAAGCCAGACCTCCCATGGGGCTGGCTTTTTCCCTTATCTAAAATGCAGTATAATGAAGGCAGCTAAAAAACAAGGAGGCATTGCCATGAAATTTTTCCACCTTTCGGACCTGCATATCGGCTTAAAATTACTTAACCATGATCTGCGGGAAGACCAGCAGTATATATTACAGGAAATCGTTGCCCATGCGGCCCAGCGTCAGCCTGATGCTGTCGTGATTGCAGGCGATATCTATGACAAGGCCGTCCCCTCCGCCGAAGCCGTCTCCCTCTTCGACGAATTCATTACCAATTTATGTGAAGCCCTGCCCCAGGCAGAAATCATGCTGATTTCCGGCAACCATGACAGTGCTCCCCGTGTCAATGTCTTCCGTTCCCTGCTCGCCCGCCATCATCTCCATATGATTGGCCTGCCCCCCATGGAGGAAGACGAGACCATTGCCAAGGTTACCCTGCAGGATGACCACGGCCCCGTAAACTTCTACCTGTTGCCCTTTGTCAAACCATCCATGGTCAAGGCCATTACCGGCACGGACGAGAATGGCAATAATCTCACCTACGATGCCGCCCTCCATGCCCTTGTTGCACGTGAAACAATCGATAAAGCACAGCGCAATGTGCTCGTAAGCCATCAATTCTACCTGTCCACGGGCGGCACGGCCGCAGATATTCTCCGCAGCGATTCCGAAATCATCACGGTGGGCAATATCGATGCCATCAATGGCGATATACTGGAGCAATTCGACTACGCAGCTCTGGGGCATATCCATAAGCCCCAGCAACTGAACGGGCAGGAATGCTATCGCTACTGTGGGACCCCCCTGGCCTGCTCCATCAGTGAAGCAGGGCAAAACAAGGGCATCATCGAGGTAGAACTGGGGGCCAAAGGTACGGTGACCACCACCCTCCTGCCCCTCACGCCGCTGCATCCCGTACGCAAATTGAAGGATACGCTCAAAAATATCCTGGCCATGCCCTCTGAGGATTATGTCAGCATCACCCTGACAGACAAGGAAGACCTCGATGTTTTCGATATGCAGGACAGATTAAGGGAAGCCTTCCCCAATCTTCTGGAAATCCGGCGGGCGGGACAGCGGCAGGTTGATTATGGGCAGAAGGTCACCGCCCAGGACATCCTCTCCCCCTTTGACCTGTGCAAGAATTTCTTAGGCGATCTTGGCCTGGACGAAGAGCAGCTGCTTACAGAAATCATCAACGAAGTACAGCAGGCACGCTGATTGGAGGATCTGACATGAAACCGATAAAACTTACCTTGCAGGCATTTGGCTCCTACGGCGAGCGAACCATCATCGATTTTACCCGTCCCAGCCAAAGTCTCTTCCTTATCACAGGCGATACCGGTGCCGGCAAGACCACGATCTTCGATGCACTTGTCTATGCCCTCTACGGGGAAAACAGCTCCAACACCAACAAGAAAACAGGCAATGACCTGCAAAGCCAATTTGTCGGCCGGGAGATTGAACCCTTCGTCGAGCTGACCTTCAGTGAGATCAAAGGCGGCTGCGAGGAAATCTATACCGTCCACCGGATGCCTGCCCATCTGCGCAAGCGCCAGCGGGGCCAGGGTGGCGATATCCCTGTCAATGAAGCGATCTTCCTTACCCTGCCGGATGGCCGAGATTTCAGCGGTAAAAATAACGAAATCAACCACAAACTGCAGGAAATCATCGGTCTGACCAAAGAGCAATTCATGCAGGTAGGCATGATTGCTCAAGGGGAATTTATGGAACTTCTGCGCACAGACTCAGGCACAAA
It includes:
- a CDS encoding nitrogenase component 1, whose product is MPKIKRDNNGQTNSINQVRYGCALGALHSVTAIPGAMPITHCGPGCVDKQYMSLAFYNGYQGGGYAGGAVTPSSNLQEKDVVFGGAKHLDQLIAASLKIMEADLFVVLNGCIPEIVGDDIGAVVARYQKKGVPIVSAETGGFKGNNFTGHEIVTEAIIEQYVDKFAPDKTTKKKGLINVWSELPFQNTFWRGDLAELKRILEGAGWEVNILFGYGSGGVKEWLTIPNAEFNLVIGPWLGLKTAKLLEKKYNQPYLHLPVLPIGAKQVAEFLRAIVDFAQENEVQTEKFIKAEEKEYYYYMEYFTDFYAEYWWGLPASYAVVSDAAYNLALNKFLVNQLGLIPAKQIITDQTPEKYRQGIQEYYQHLADDVAAEVEFVEDGYVVNKLLKEQDYGHKPPIILGTTWERDVVKELNGHIVEVSYPVSYDVVLNKTYIGYRGALTLLEKIFTTAISKSA
- a CDS encoding nitrogenase component 1, which gives rise to MPKKINLDMASVEPREQRLGTIIAWDGSTEELHEQSAYELRGQKEKGKKGCGGNCRLCELSGPFTQGSVCSEQMVECQAGNVRDAVLIQHAPIGCGGGQVEYNAIYRNGLAMRGYKVENIRIINTNLKESDMVFGAADKLRQTIDDAWERYKPEAIFVASSCATGIIGEDIESIADEKEAELDIPVVPLACEGFRSKHWSTGFDATQHGILRQIVRRNPQKKQEDLVNVINLWGSDVFTPLLKNLNLRVNYVVDLASVEELAQMSEAAATVGFCYTLSSYLATALEQHFGVPEVKAPMPYGFEGTDAWLRELARVTHREHLVEDFIAKEHARVKPKVEELKKKLKGVKGFVATGSAYAHGLIQVMRELGIEVDGSLTFHHDPVYDSGDPKEDSLGYLNKHYGKVNNFHVSNRQQYQLYAFLQQVKPDFLLIRHNGLAPLASRLGIPAAPLGDEHIAVGYDGMINLGETILEILAHKKFHDDIRKHVQLPYKQWWLEQKDAYILAKHPELIDEDDNDYVKAAEGGAHA
- the nifH gene encoding nitrogenase iron protein, translated to MAKEGLRQIAIYGKGGIGKSTTTQNLTAGLTELGKNVMVVGCDPKADSTRLLLGGLAQKTVLDTLRDEGEDVELDSILKTGFGGTRCVESGGPEPGVGCAGRGIITSIGLLERLGAYTDDLDYVFYDVLGDVVCGGFAMPIREGKAKEIYIVASGEMMSLYAANNIAKGISRYAKKGGVRLGGIICNSRNVDREIELLKAFAEELGTQLIHFVPRDNIVQHAEIHKETVIQYKPQAHQADEYRELAKKIEDNEQFVIPTPMTQDRLEEILLEYGLMDNVEDDYRI
- a CDS encoding radical SAM protein gives rise to the protein MDEKRVRELHPCFGAKQNRGRIHLPVCPGCNLECRFCDRKINDVENRPGVTGKVIQPEEAAQYVERALEFCPELSVVGIAGPGDTLASDRALRTFRLLGQKFPQLLKCMSTNGLLLAEKAQEVIDVGIDTLTVTVNAVDPAIEAQMINGLIYHGKRYEGVEAGRIIIKNQLEGIRKVAAAGVVVKVNTVLVNEINRFHIGEIAKTVKEAGATIYNIIPLIPQHDLKDCEEPSCVDLAVARKEAGKYIDVFRHCQHCRADAVGVPGKNNFSQQVYKGLLQAKETFSHG
- a CDS encoding NifB/NifX family molybdenum-iron cluster-binding protein, giving the protein MAYRIAAASADGVHIDRHFGHSDGFVIVEVQEDGSFAEIERRAAKSPCQHGFHDEGAMAAAVSALADCRYVVAEAIGPGAQKALERQDILPLEIDGETVASAVPKIHAYEVNKQRASVRA
- a CDS encoding PLP-dependent cysteine synthase family protein; its protein translation is MHYYKSMQELIGHTPLVELTHFDLPEGVRLFAKLELWNPGGSAKDRVGRQMIAAAEKNGELKPGGTIIEATAGNTGLGIAFAALNKGYRVIFVVPEKFSVEKQTLMKALGAELVHTPRADGMLGAAAKAEELRASIPGAITLKQFENPANPQAHYETTGPELYEDLDGRIDYLVSGAGSGGTFTGIMRYLKEQDKNIQGVLADPYGSIIGGGEHGDYEIEGIGNDFIADTMDVSYIDQVFKIKDEEALKGVRELAAKEGIFAGSSTGAALSAALKLAHSGIQGNIVLVAVDRAERYFSKHILEE